One part of the Anaeromyxobacter sp. Fw109-5 genome encodes these proteins:
- the hisH gene encoding imidazole glycerol phosphate synthase subunit HisH, with translation MTRPPGTIALVDYGAGNLRSVENALREVGAQVVVTRDPEAVRRADRVVVPGQGSMPECAEAMRRSGVAEALRDAIARGAPVLGICVGLQILFEEGEEAGGAKGLGIVQGRIRRLPAGVKLPHIGWSPVRLVGSRPPLFAPMDGAYVYFAHSYAAPADAPGVALVTTHGETYCAALARENLFAVQFHPEKSQQVGLALLSRFVAI, from the coding sequence ATGACGCGCCCGCCGGGGACCATCGCGCTGGTGGATTACGGGGCGGGGAACCTCCGCTCCGTCGAGAACGCGCTGCGCGAGGTCGGAGCGCAGGTCGTCGTCACGCGCGATCCGGAGGCGGTGCGGCGGGCCGACCGCGTGGTGGTGCCGGGGCAGGGCTCCATGCCGGAGTGCGCCGAGGCGATGCGCCGGAGCGGCGTCGCGGAGGCGCTGCGCGACGCCATCGCGCGCGGCGCGCCGGTGCTCGGCATCTGCGTGGGGCTGCAGATCCTGTTCGAGGAGGGCGAGGAGGCCGGCGGAGCGAAGGGGCTCGGCATCGTGCAGGGCCGGATCCGGCGCCTGCCCGCGGGCGTGAAGCTCCCGCACATCGGCTGGTCGCCGGTGCGGCTCGTGGGGTCGCGCCCGCCGCTCTTCGCCCCGATGGACGGCGCCTACGTCTACTTCGCGCACTCCTACGCCGCTCCGGCGGACGCGCCCGGCGTCGCGCTCGTGACGACGCACGGCGAGACGTACTGCGCGGCGCTCGCGCGCGAGAACCTGTTCGCGGTCCAGTTCCACCCCGAGAAGAGCCAGCAGGTCGGGCTCGCGCTGCTGTCGCGCTTCGTCGCGATCTAG
- the hisD gene encoding histidinol dehydrogenase, translated as MQKLDTRDPSFPEAWARVCARGSDEDEAPVREAALAIVQDVRARGDAALLEYTRRFDGWDPGGAEGLVLGKEAFRAAFEGLPAEGRRALKLAATRIAEFHRRERDAEVPARRDATGATLAQVVRPLARAGLYVPGGTARYPSSVLMTAIPARVAGVGDVYVCSPGVKGTGEMDAWTLAACHVAGVSRLYRVGGAQAVAAMAYGTASMPPVDKICGPGNAYVAAAKRLVFGQVDIDMIAGPSEILVLADAAADPAEVASDLIAQAEHDARAVSVLVTPSARLAEATRAEVERQLADLPRQEIARRSLEDRGAAVVTKDLAEAVRLADAFAPEHLALHARNAASLVSRLSRAGAVFVGTSTPEAVGDYLAGPSHVLPTAGTARFASPLSVATFRRRMSVLELTPRALAAVAPAVEALAKAEGLEGHWRAVAVRVAKTAAPARAGKSGARRGGASKAAASGAKRRGARVAAGRRAR; from the coding sequence GTGCAGAAGCTCGACACCCGTGATCCGTCATTCCCCGAAGCCTGGGCGCGCGTGTGCGCCCGCGGCTCGGACGAGGACGAGGCCCCCGTCCGCGAGGCGGCGCTGGCGATCGTGCAGGACGTCCGCGCGCGCGGCGACGCCGCGCTGCTCGAGTACACCCGCCGCTTCGACGGCTGGGACCCGGGCGGTGCCGAGGGGCTCGTGCTCGGCAAGGAGGCGTTCCGCGCGGCGTTCGAGGGCCTCCCGGCCGAGGGTCGCCGGGCGCTGAAGCTCGCCGCGACGCGCATCGCCGAGTTCCACCGGCGGGAGCGCGACGCCGAGGTGCCCGCGCGCCGCGACGCGACCGGCGCGACGCTCGCCCAGGTGGTCCGTCCGCTCGCGCGCGCGGGGCTCTACGTGCCGGGCGGCACCGCGCGGTATCCGTCCTCGGTGCTCATGACCGCCATCCCGGCCAGGGTGGCCGGCGTCGGCGACGTGTACGTCTGCTCGCCCGGGGTGAAGGGCACCGGGGAGATGGACGCCTGGACGCTCGCCGCCTGCCACGTCGCGGGCGTGTCTCGGCTGTACCGGGTCGGCGGCGCCCAGGCAGTCGCCGCGATGGCGTACGGCACCGCCTCCATGCCGCCCGTGGACAAGATCTGCGGGCCCGGCAACGCCTACGTCGCGGCGGCGAAGCGGCTCGTCTTCGGGCAGGTCGACATCGACATGATCGCGGGGCCGAGCGAGATCCTGGTGCTCGCGGACGCCGCGGCCGACCCGGCGGAGGTGGCGAGCGATCTCATCGCCCAGGCCGAGCACGACGCGCGGGCGGTGTCGGTGCTGGTGACGCCGTCGGCGCGCCTCGCGGAGGCGACGCGCGCGGAGGTGGAGCGGCAGCTCGCCGATCTGCCGCGCCAGGAGATCGCGCGGCGCTCGCTCGAGGATCGCGGCGCGGCCGTCGTGACGAAGGACCTCGCCGAGGCGGTGCGGCTCGCGGACGCGTTCGCCCCCGAGCACCTCGCGCTGCACGCGCGCAACGCGGCGTCGCTCGTCTCCAGGCTCTCGCGTGCGGGGGCGGTGTTCGTCGGGACCAGCACGCCGGAGGCGGTGGGCGACTACCTCGCCGGCCCGAGCCACGTGCTCCCCACGGCGGGCACCGCCCGGTTCGCCTCGCCGCTCTCCGTCGCGACCTTCCGCAGGCGGATGAGCGTGCTCGAGCTCACGCCGCGCGCGCTCGCCGCGGTGGCGCCCGCCGTCGAGGCGCTCGCGAAGGCGGAGGGGCTCGAGGGACACTGGCGCGCGGTGGCGGTCCGGGTCGCGAAGACGGCCGCTCCCGCGCGCGCGGGCAAGAGCGGCGCGCGCCGCGGCGGTGCGTCGAAGGCGGCGGCGTCCGGCGCGAAGCGCCGCGGGGCCCGCGTGGCGGCGGGCAGGAGGGCGCGGTGA
- a CDS encoding GatB/YqeY domain-containing protein: MALKETLDADMKAAMREKDAAKLSVIRMLKSAIKYREIEVMKPLDDAGVLAVVATEIKRRRDSVEQYRAGNRADLADKEEAEIAVLQTYLPAQLGEDELRAKVDEAIARTGAKGPKDMGAVMKALLPEVQGRAEGKAVSDMVKARLAAK, translated from the coding sequence ATGGCGCTGAAGGAGACGCTCGACGCGGACATGAAGGCCGCGATGCGCGAGAAGGACGCGGCGAAGCTGAGCGTGATCCGCATGCTGAAGAGCGCCATCAAGTACCGCGAGATCGAGGTGATGAAGCCGCTCGACGACGCCGGCGTGCTGGCCGTCGTCGCCACGGAGATCAAGCGGCGGCGCGACTCGGTCGAGCAGTACCGCGCCGGGAACCGCGCGGACCTCGCGGACAAGGAGGAGGCGGAGATCGCCGTCCTCCAGACCTACCTCCCGGCGCAGCTCGGTGAGGACGAGCTGCGCGCCAAGGTGGACGAGGCGATCGCCCGGACCGGGGCGAAGGGGCCGAAGGACATGGGGGCGGTGATGAAGGCCCTCCTGCCCGAGGTGCAGGGCCGCGCGGAGGGGAAGGCGGTCAGCGACATGGTGAAGGCGCGCCTCGCCGCGAAGTAG
- the rpsU gene encoding 30S ribosomal protein S21, with amino-acid sequence MTGVRVKDGESFENAMKRFKKQCEKAGILSEIRKREHYEKPSVKRKKKALAAKKRAMKKMRKSF; translated from the coding sequence ATGACCGGCGTGCGCGTCAAGGACGGCGAGTCCTTCGAGAATGCGATGAAGCGCTTCAAGAAGCAGTGCGAGAAGGCGGGCATCCTCTCGGAGATCCGCAAGCGCGAGCACTACGAGAAGCCGTCCGTGAAGCGCAAGAAGAAGGCCCTCGCCGCCAAGAAGCGCGCGATGAAGAAGATGCGGAAGAGCTTCTAG
- the hisB gene encoding imidazoleglycerol-phosphate dehydratase HisB, which translates to MKQASPRAGGAKARRGQVARKTKETDVSVELRLEPGESSIATGLPFFDHMLDQIARHGGLTLSVQAKGDLQVDAHHTVEDVGIGLGEALRQATADKAGLARYGVAVVPLDEALVEAVVDLSGRPHLTFNAKLPSGKRFIGAYDVDLTQDFLQAFVNHARICLHVNVRYGRNLHHVVEAIFKATARALRAATAREGTALPSTKGLL; encoded by the coding sequence GTGAAGCAGGCGAGCCCGAGGGCCGGTGGGGCGAAGGCGCGCCGCGGACAGGTGGCGCGGAAGACCAAGGAGACCGACGTCTCGGTCGAGCTGCGGCTCGAGCCCGGCGAGTCCAGCATCGCGACCGGCCTCCCGTTCTTCGATCACATGCTCGACCAGATCGCCCGCCACGGCGGCCTGACCCTCTCCGTCCAGGCCAAGGGCGACCTCCAGGTCGACGCCCACCACACCGTGGAGGACGTCGGCATCGGGCTCGGCGAGGCGCTGCGGCAGGCGACCGCCGACAAGGCCGGGCTCGCCCGTTACGGCGTCGCGGTGGTCCCGCTCGACGAGGCGCTCGTCGAGGCGGTGGTGGACCTCTCCGGCCGGCCGCACCTGACCTTCAACGCGAAGCTCCCCTCCGGCAAGCGCTTCATCGGCGCCTACGACGTGGACCTCACGCAGGACTTCCTGCAGGCCTTCGTGAACCACGCGCGCATCTGCCTGCACGTGAACGTGCGGTACGGGCGGAACCTGCACCACGTGGTGGAGGCGATCTTCAAGGCCACCGCCCGCGCGCTCCGCGCGGCCACGGCGCGCGAGGGCACCGCCCTGCCGTCCACCAAGGGGCTGCTATGA
- the dnaG gene encoding DNA primase produces MPEALIEQVRDRVDVVAVIGRHVELKRSGRTWKGCCVFHGERTPSFHVYPEDKHFKCYGCGAYGDVFTFLQRLEGKEFPEVVKALAQEVGIEIPDAAEEDGAEARQRRKERNEVLAACEAAARYWAARLQSRFGEAARRYLEERGVGEESTRRFRIGISADGWSDLASRVAEKGVAAPALMRAGLLVEKEQGGAYDRFRNRLMFPIAGMDGQVIGFGGRSMPGEASAKAGAKYINTPETPLYKKSKVLYGLDLARETIRKARAALLVEGYFDVIGLHQAGITNAVAVCGTALTAEHVELLQRCDCREVTVLFDGDVAGLAAPAKAAAALFPAGVAGKVAVLPSEGGKTDPDEYARAHGRAGVEALLERASPLSEHLIDRAVERTCGGPARQAALEEKLAAVRELTPFVRMMPEGLARSVFEDAIAKRLDLDSGALRAELEGERPRRPALARPEAAPAPRPPRTAPGSRVKVLLPGPAADALGLLAAFPEALAGIAEEENLPGLMPPGPLADLARDLIRGPLPLDAALARVQEAGDDDALRRVREIAGPARPPAERAGVELRKAALKSKLERLALEMGEAERRVVKAGSAAVDDLSIQYQRLVNQKRDLQRRLHSLERGG; encoded by the coding sequence ATCCCCGAGGCGCTCATCGAGCAGGTCCGGGATCGCGTGGACGTCGTGGCGGTGATCGGCCGCCACGTGGAGCTCAAGAGGTCCGGGCGGACTTGGAAGGGTTGCTGCGTGTTCCACGGGGAGCGCACGCCGAGCTTTCACGTGTACCCGGAGGACAAGCACTTCAAGTGCTATGGCTGCGGCGCGTACGGCGACGTGTTCACGTTCCTGCAGCGGCTCGAGGGCAAGGAGTTCCCCGAGGTGGTGAAGGCGCTCGCGCAGGAGGTGGGGATCGAGATCCCCGACGCGGCGGAGGAGGACGGCGCCGAGGCGCGCCAGCGCCGCAAGGAGCGCAACGAGGTCCTCGCCGCCTGCGAGGCCGCGGCGCGCTACTGGGCGGCCCGCCTGCAGAGCCGCTTCGGCGAGGCGGCCCGCCGGTACCTCGAGGAGCGCGGCGTGGGTGAGGAGTCCACCCGCCGCTTCCGGATCGGGATCTCCGCCGACGGGTGGAGCGATCTCGCCTCGCGCGTCGCCGAGAAGGGCGTCGCCGCCCCCGCGCTGATGCGCGCCGGGCTCCTCGTGGAGAAGGAGCAGGGCGGTGCCTACGACCGCTTCCGCAACCGGCTCATGTTCCCGATCGCCGGGATGGACGGGCAGGTGATCGGCTTCGGCGGCCGCTCCATGCCGGGCGAGGCGTCCGCCAAGGCGGGGGCGAAGTACATCAACACGCCCGAGACGCCGCTCTACAAGAAGTCCAAGGTGCTCTACGGCCTCGACCTCGCGCGCGAGACCATCCGGAAGGCGCGCGCCGCCCTGCTGGTGGAGGGCTACTTCGACGTGATCGGGCTGCACCAGGCCGGGATCACGAACGCCGTGGCGGTCTGCGGCACGGCGCTCACGGCGGAGCACGTCGAGCTCCTGCAGCGCTGCGACTGCCGCGAGGTGACGGTGCTCTTCGACGGCGACGTCGCCGGGCTCGCCGCGCCCGCCAAGGCGGCGGCGGCGCTGTTCCCGGCCGGCGTCGCGGGCAAGGTCGCCGTCCTGCCGTCGGAGGGAGGCAAGACCGATCCCGACGAGTACGCCCGCGCCCACGGGCGTGCCGGCGTCGAGGCGCTCCTCGAGCGGGCGAGCCCGCTCTCCGAGCACCTCATCGACCGGGCGGTCGAGCGGACGTGCGGGGGTCCGGCGAGGCAGGCGGCGCTCGAGGAGAAGCTGGCCGCCGTCCGCGAGCTGACCCCGTTCGTGCGGATGATGCCGGAGGGGCTCGCGCGTTCCGTGTTCGAGGACGCCATCGCGAAGCGGCTCGATCTGGATTCCGGGGCGCTCCGCGCCGAGCTCGAAGGGGAACGTCCCCGGCGGCCGGCGCTCGCCCGGCCGGAGGCCGCCCCGGCGCCGCGGCCGCCGCGCACGGCGCCCGGGAGCCGGGTGAAGGTGCTCCTGCCGGGCCCGGCGGCCGATGCCCTCGGCCTGCTCGCCGCGTTCCCCGAGGCCCTCGCCGGGATCGCCGAGGAGGAGAACCTGCCCGGGCTCATGCCCCCCGGGCCGCTCGCCGATCTCGCGCGCGACCTCATCCGCGGGCCGCTGCCGCTGGACGCGGCGCTGGCGCGGGTGCAGGAGGCGGGCGACGACGACGCGCTGCGGCGCGTCCGCGAGATCGCCGGCCCGGCCCGGCCGCCGGCGGAGCGCGCCGGCGTCGAGCTCAGGAAGGCTGCCTTGAAATCGAAGCTGGAGCGGCTGGCGTTGGAGATGGGAGAGGCCGAGCGGCGCGTCGTCAAGGCGGGCAGCGCGGCCGTGGACGACCTCTCCATCCAGTACCAGCGGCTCGTCAACCAGAAGCGGGATCTGCAGCGCCGCCTGCATTCGTTGGAGCGCGGCGGATGA
- the hisA gene encoding 1-(5-phosphoribosyl)-5-[(5-phosphoribosylamino)methylideneamino]imidazole-4-carboxamide isomerase: protein MLVIPAIDLMGGEAVRLEKGDFATKTVYARHPAEKAEEFARAGATLLHVVDLDGAKAGWPVNLDAVRAICEVPGIEVELGGGLRSLPDIEKVLALGVRYVVLGTAAVERLGLVEQACQRFPGQVRAGIDARNGEVKIAGWLEGTGLAAVDVARKVKGAGVGLVEYTDVARDGMFTGVDAAGAARIQAEAGIPVVASGGVASLDDVTACRAAGLAGVIVGKALYERRIDLAAAIRAAAA, encoded by the coding sequence TTGCTCGTCATCCCCGCCATCGACCTCATGGGCGGCGAGGCCGTCCGGCTCGAGAAGGGCGACTTCGCGACCAAGACGGTCTACGCGCGGCACCCCGCCGAGAAGGCGGAGGAGTTCGCCCGGGCCGGCGCGACGCTGCTGCACGTGGTCGACCTCGACGGCGCGAAGGCGGGCTGGCCGGTGAACCTCGACGCGGTGCGCGCCATCTGCGAGGTGCCGGGCATCGAGGTGGAGCTGGGCGGAGGGCTGCGCTCGCTGCCCGACATCGAGAAGGTGCTCGCGCTCGGCGTGCGCTACGTGGTGCTCGGGACGGCGGCCGTCGAGCGGCTGGGCCTCGTGGAGCAGGCGTGCCAGCGGTTCCCCGGCCAGGTCCGCGCCGGCATCGACGCCCGCAACGGCGAGGTGAAGATCGCCGGCTGGCTCGAGGGGACGGGCCTCGCCGCGGTGGACGTGGCGCGCAAGGTCAAGGGCGCCGGCGTGGGGCTCGTCGAGTACACGGACGTGGCGCGCGACGGCATGTTCACCGGGGTCGACGCGGCGGGGGCGGCGCGGATCCAGGCCGAGGCCGGCATCCCGGTGGTCGCCTCCGGCGGGGTCGCCTCCCTCGACGACGTCACGGCCTGCCGCGCCGCGGGCCTCGCCGGGGTCATCGTGGGGAAGGCCCTCTACGAGCGCCGCATCGACCTCGCCGCGGCGATCCGCGCGGCGGCCGCCTAG
- the hisF gene encoding imidazole glycerol phosphate synthase subunit HisF — translation MPAKRIIPCLDVKGGRVVKGVNFKNLRDAGDPVEAAQRYDAQGADEVTYLDIAATQENRGTLLDLVTRTAARVFAPLTVGGGVRSEEEFVALLRAGADKVSVNSAAVKDPSLVDRLSRIAGAQALVVAIDVKRRPHTSPREWEVYVAGGSRPTGLEGVAWAREVARRGAGELLLTSMDRDGTRAGYDLELLERVCEAVSIPVIASGGVGTLEHLAEGLRIADAALAASIFHDGQHTVQEAKAYLRGQGIEVRP, via the coding sequence ATGCCCGCAAAGCGCATCATCCCCTGCCTCGACGTGAAGGGCGGCCGCGTCGTGAAGGGGGTCAACTTCAAGAACCTGCGCGACGCCGGCGATCCCGTCGAGGCCGCGCAGCGCTACGACGCCCAGGGGGCGGACGAGGTCACCTACCTCGACATCGCCGCCACGCAGGAGAACCGCGGCACGCTGCTCGACCTCGTCACCCGCACCGCCGCGCGCGTCTTCGCGCCGCTGACGGTGGGCGGCGGCGTGCGCAGCGAGGAGGAGTTCGTCGCGCTGCTGCGCGCGGGGGCGGACAAGGTCTCCGTCAACTCCGCGGCGGTGAAGGACCCGTCGCTCGTGGACCGGCTCTCCCGCATCGCGGGCGCGCAGGCGCTGGTCGTGGCCATCGACGTGAAGCGGCGGCCCCACACCTCCCCACGGGAGTGGGAGGTCTACGTGGCGGGCGGGTCGCGGCCCACGGGGCTCGAGGGCGTGGCCTGGGCGCGCGAGGTGGCCCGCCGCGGCGCGGGCGAGCTCCTCCTCACCAGCATGGACCGCGACGGGACGCGGGCGGGCTACGACCTCGAGCTCCTCGAGCGGGTGTGCGAGGCCGTGAGCATCCCGGTCATCGCCTCCGGCGGCGTCGGCACGCTCGAGCACCTCGCCGAGGGGCTGCGCATCGCCGACGCCGCGCTGGCCGCCTCGATCTTCCACGACGGCCAGCACACGGTGCAGGAGGCCAAGGCCTACCTGCGCGGCCAGGGCATCGAGGTGAGGCCATGA
- the hisE gene encoding phosphoribosyl-ATP diphosphatase has protein sequence MADERFLAQLWATIESRKADLGATESYTRQLLSNPSRARRKVIEEAYEVNEAHQALESGRDSKDHLAHEAADLLYHLYVLLASADVTPAEVYAVLERRHGAPRRSKAGGGGTP, from the coding sequence ATGGCAGACGAGCGCTTCCTCGCCCAGCTCTGGGCCACGATCGAGTCGCGCAAGGCGGACCTCGGGGCGACCGAGAGCTACACCCGGCAGCTCCTCTCGAACCCCTCCCGCGCCCGGCGGAAGGTCATCGAGGAAGCGTACGAGGTGAACGAGGCGCATCAGGCCCTGGAGAGCGGGCGGGACTCGAAGGACCACCTCGCCCACGAGGCGGCGGACCTGCTCTATCACCTGTACGTGCTCCTCGCGTCCGCGGACGTGACCCCGGCGGAGGTCTACGCGGTGCTCGAGCGGCGGCACGGCGCGCCGCGCCGATCCAAGGCGGGCGGGGGTGGAACCCCTTGA